A window from Salarias fasciatus chromosome 11, fSalaFa1.1, whole genome shotgun sequence encodes these proteins:
- the kif13a gene encoding kinesin-like protein KIF13A isoform X1, with translation MSDTKVKVAVRVRPMNRREIELNTKCVVDMEDNQTVLHPPPSNAKGDSRKQPKVFAFDHCFWSMDESNVPKYAGQEVVFKCLGEGILENAFQGYNACIFAYGQTGSGKSFSMMGNGEQPGLIPRLCCSLFERVHCEANEAHTFKVEVSYMEIYNEKVRDLLDPKGSRQSLKVREHKVLGPYVDGLSQLAVTSYEDIEVLMSEGNKSRTVAATNMNEESSRSHAVFSIIVTQTLYDLKSGNSGEKVSKMSLVDLAGSERVSKTGAAGERLKEGSNINKSLTTLGCVISALADQSGGKGKAKFVPYRDSVLTWLLKDNLGGNSKTAMIATVSPAADNYEETLSTLRYADRAKRIVNHAVVNEDPNARIIRELREEVEKLKVQLSQAESLKAPELKDKLQESEKLIQEMTVTWEEKLRKTEEIATERQKQLESMGISLETSGIKVGEDKCFLVNLNADPALNELLVYYLKEHTRVGADTSQDIQLFGIGIQPEHCVLELCPDGDVTLMPLGNARSCVNGTMIDSLVHLWHGDRILWGNNHFFRINLPKRKRRDRLKELERASPRESFVEADVETASEASSEQDYSYEFAQMEVMMKTLGNNDPMQNVVQVLEKQYLEEKRTALEEQRMMYERELESLRQQLSPEKTPQHHRSSSDRLTFPTHTPHSKLRLWTEERDELFRQSLSRLREQVVKANTLVREANFLAEEMNKLTDYQVTLQIPAANLSANRKRGVIVSEPAIQVRRKGKGTQVWTIEKLENKLVDMRDHYRDWKEGTEETYNKANSKHCDPFYEAQENHNLIGVANIFLECLFHDVKLQYAVPIISQQGEVAGRLHIELMRVSGAVPERLSGGDDSSENSSESSCYEVMDTNGEIVHMAKRLTCRVRIREATGLPLNLSNFVFCQYTFWEYGEPTVAPPMVSPDRPSPRSPDSHFTVQFDHCKDYAVHVTDEFLEFISDGALAIEVWGHRCAGNGRSLWELDALEAKTQTLRDRWSEVSRRIELWVSIQELNEQGEYSSVELHPGKDISTGGVFQLRQGHSRRLQVCVKPVQNSGTLPLLVEAVLSVSIGCVSVRSIKLQRPLDSYQREVEDDMDSYQEEDLNCVRERWSDALIKRREYLDEQIKKIINKHEKSEEDIEREARLVEQWVGLTEERNAVLVPAPGSGIPGAPADWIPPAGMEAHTPVLFLDLNADNLTVNEQLTGPHAAGVNSILPKEHGSQFFYLPIIRHSDEEVSAACSWDSSIHDSVHLNRVTSPNERIYLIIKATVQLSHPASMELVLRKRIAVNIYNKQSFTQSLKRRMSLKNTLYSCGVSYEIVSNIPKASEEPEERETLALMAARGDSEETQDGETYIEKYTRGVLEVENILSLERLRQAVTVKEALAAKGRHLRRSISTPNVQQSSCSKTDLTGCDDEDCKNHCDQVDNTNCNPQDGSLCNTPIKNKDNTGLVPESPTFFGSSPFKVLSPQPPKFLKSLLPVKEENKAKRALEARPLLGQESMHSCVDGRALLPSPCPWQRPRAGSEGHCKPSTSTSTPTSTPPSRQLSHTLPCTAQDSDDEETAAGMTLSLNRGSQDQSGFQAYIPEDFANFEIYNATLESQEGLRSELKEASRCGSGSGEREVSRSPTASSCTSGYFSHSASSATLSDMPFSASESSDHLSCPARDSYDPLGCAAARGCAQTKGVSAGSDTHQPPLSTGGGQDPLSHSASSPLSIPNCTVKQPFSCVLSTSQEFTDFKGADDSIAEGDLPHFTEGWQQEVPANQQKKTENTDSRLLSDSPEASRPEKASCSCPNSEPPAGVGVSHPNTAVVCTSARAPSSEIPPSAAPIIPSASVSHPAVPPSVTPSPTQAPRAGGEPLVQEPAQGDLPHGSPCPSPNPSSTEPSGDSSGDESTPVAQLPDWMAPGEQVWVGKRRGTVHYVGGVEFAKGIWIGVKLDMAVGKHNGTVQGRVYFRCPPGHGVFVKPSRLTRGPPSMDTDSQTLIR, from the exons GACATTGAGGTGTTGATGTCAGAGGGGAACAAATCTCGCACCGTCGCAGCTACCAACATGAACGAGGAGAGCAGCCGGTCGCACGCCGTCTTCAGCATCATCGTCACACAGACGCTCTACGATCTGAAATCAGGA AATTCAGGGGAGAAAGTGAGCAAAATGAGCCTGGTGGACCTGGCAGGAAGTGAACGGGTGTCGAAGACTGGCGCTGCAGGGGAGCGGCTCAAAGAAGGCAGCAACATAAACAA GTCTCTCACCACATTAGGCTGCGTCATTTCTGCTCTGGCTGAtcagtcaggaggaaaaggaaagGCTAAGTTTGTGCCTTATAGAGACTCGGTTCTCACCTGGCTACTGAAG GACAACCTCGGTGGAAACAGCAAGACGGCCATGATAGCCACGGTGAGTCCGGCCGCTGACAACTACGAGGAGACTTTGTCCACGCTGCGTTACGCCGACAGAGCCAAGAGGATCGTCAACCACGCCGTGGTGAACGAAGACCCCAACGCCCGGATCATCCGAGAGCtcagggaggaggtggagaagctTAAAGTTCAGCTGTCTCAGGCCGAG TCCCTGAAGGCTCCCGAGCTGAAGGACAAGCTGCAGGAATCGGAGAAACTCATCCAGGAGATGACCGTCACCTGGGAGGAGAAGCTGAGGAAAACGGAGGAGATCGCCACC GAGCggcagaagcagctggagagcaTGGGCATCTCCTTGGAGACCTCTGGGATTAAAGTGGGGGAAGATAAGTGTTTCCTGGTCAATCTGAATGCCGATCCTGCCCTGAACGAGCTACTGGTCTATTACCTGAAG GAGCACACGCGTGTGGGAGCAGACACATCGCAGGACATACAGCTCTTCGGGATCGGGATCCAGCCGGAGCACTGCGTCCTGGAGCTCTGCCCAGACGGCGACGTCACCTTGATGCCCCTCGGGAATGCCAG ATCCTGTGTGAACGGAACAATGATCGACTCCTTGGTGCATTTGTGGCACGGGGACCGAATCTTATGGGGAAACAATCACTTCTTCAG GATCAATCTGCCTAAACGAAAGCGACGGGACCGTTTAAAGGAGCTGGAGAGAGCTTCTCCCAGAGAGAGCTTTGTGGAGGCGGATGTGGAGACGGCCAGCGAGGCGTCCTCAGAGCAAGACTACAGCTATGAGTTCGCCCAGATGGAGGTCATGATGAAGACTCTGGGAAACAATG ACCCCATGCAGAACGTGGTCCAAGTGCTGGAGAAGCAGTatctggaggagaagcggacggctctggaggagcagaggatgaTGTACGAACGAGAGCTGGAGTCGCTACGGCAACAGCTGTCTCCGGAGAAGACGCCGCAGCACCACCGCAGCAGCAGTGACCGCCTCACGTTCCCGACGCACACGCCACACAGCAAGCTGCGACTGTGGACAGAGGAACG GGATGAGCTTTTCCGCCAGTCTCTCTCCCGCCTCAGAGAGCAGGTCGTCAAAGCCAACACTTTGGTGCGAGAAGCCAACTTTTTGGCAGAGGAGATGAACAAACTCACAGATTATCAGGTCACCCTTCAGATTCCTGCAGCCAACCTCAGCGCCAACCGCAAG CGCGGAGTGATAGTCAGTGAACCAGCCATTCAGGTCCGGAGGAAAGGGAAGGGAACTCAGGTTTGGACCATCGAGAAGCTGGAAAACAAGCTGGTAGACATGAGAGACCACTACAGAGACTGGAAAGAAGGCACAGAGGAAACG TACAACAAAGCAAACAGTAAACACTGTGATCCATTCTATGAGGCTCAGGAGAACCACAACCTGATCGGAGTGGCCAACATTTTTCTAGAGTGCCTTTTCCACGATGTTAAACTGCAATATGCCGTCCCCATCATCAGCCAGCAGGGAGAG GTGGCAGGCAGGCTGCACATTGAGCTGATGCGAGTGAGTGGAGCTGTGCCTGAGCGCCTGTCCGGGGGAGACGACTCCTCGGAGAACTCCAGTGAGAGTAGCTGTTACGAGGTCATGGACACCAACGGAGAGATCGTCCACATGGCCAAAAGGCTCACTTGCAGG GTGAGGATCCGGGAGGCCACGGGGCTGCCGCTCAACCTGTCcaactttgttttctgtcagtaCACCTTCTGGGAGTATGGTGAGCCCACTGTGGCTCCTCCCATGGTCAGCCCAGACAGACCTTCTCCACGAAGCCCAGATTCTCACTTTACTGTCCAGTTTGATCACTGCAAG gACTACGCTGTGCATGTGACGGATGAGTTTTTAGAGTTTATATCCGACGGGGCGTTGGCCATTGAAGTGTGGGGTCACCGCTGTGCGGGAAACGGACGCTCGCTCTGGGAGCTGGATGCCCTGGAAGCCAAAACTCAGACGCTGAGAGACAG GTGGAGTGAGGTGTCTCGCAGGATCGAGCTTTGGGTCTCCATCCAGGAGCTGAACGAACAGGGAGAGTACTCATCTGTAGAGCTGCATCCTGGAAAAGACATCAGCACAGGAGGAGTCTTCCAGCTCCGACAG GGTCACTCCAGgaggctgcaggtgtgtgtgaagccgGTGCAGAACTCGGGCACTTTGCCTCTGCTGGTGGAGGCTGTGCTCTCGGTTTCTATCGGCTGTGTGTCGGTCCGCTCCATCAAGCTGCAGAGGCCACTCGACAGCTACCAG AGAGAGGTGGAAGACGATATGGATAGTTATCAG GAGGAGGATCTCAACTGCGTCAGAGAGCGCTGGTCGGACGCCCTGATAAAACGTCGGGAGTATCTTGACGAACAGATCAAGAAGATCATCAATAAGCATG AAAAGTCAGAGGAGGACATTGAGCGTGAAGCTCGACTGGTGGAACAGTGGGTTGGTTTGACTGAAGAGCGAAATGCAGTGCTGGTCCCTGCACCCGGGAGCGGGAttcctggagctcctgcagactg GATTCCTCCTGCAGGGATGGAGGCTCACACTCCTGTCCTCTTCTTGGATCTAAATG CGGATAATCTGACAGTGAACGAGCAGCTGACCGGCCCGCACGCTGCAGGCGTTAACTCCATCCTGCCCAAAGAGCACGGCAGCCAGTTCTTCTACCTGCCCATCATCAGGCACAGCGACGAGGAG GTGTCTGCCGCGTGCTCCTGGGATTCATCCATTCACGATTCAGTGCACCTGAACCGCGTCACTTCGCCCAATGAACGCATCTACCTGATCATTAAAGCCACGGTGCAGCTCAGCCACCCGGCCTCCATGGAGCTGGTGCTGCGCAAGAGGATCGCCGTCAACATCTACAACAAACAG AGCTTCACCCAGAGTCTGAAGAGAAGGATGTCTCTGAAGAACACGCTTTACTCCTGCGGCGTGTCGTATGAGATCGTTTCCAACATACCAAAG gCCTCAGAGGAGCCGGAGGAAAGGGAAACTTTGGCCCTCATGGCTGCTCGTGGAGACAGTGAGGAGACTCAGGATGGAGAAACCTATATAGAGAAATACACACGGGGTGTCCTCGAAGTGGAAAATATCCTGAGTTTAGAGAGGCTGCGACAG GCGGTGACGGTGAAGGAGGCGCTGGCTGCCAAGGGAAGACACTTACGGAGGAGTATCAGCACACCAAATGTACAGCAA TCTTCATGCAGTAAAACAGACCTGACAGGATGTGACGATGAAGACTGCAAG AATCACTGTGATCAGGTTGACAACACGAACTGCAATCCCCAAGATGGTTCCCTTTGTAACACACCCATCAAAAACAAGGATAatacag GTCTGGTTCCTGAGAGTCCCACCTTTTTTGGCTCCAGCCCCTTCAAAGTCCTCTCCCCTCAGCCACCTAAATTCCTCAagtctctgcttcctgtcaaagaggaaaacaaagcaaagcgaGCGCTGGAGGCTCGGCCACTCCTCGGACAAGAG AGCATGCACTCATGTGTGGACGGCCGTGCACTGCTCCCCTCTCCCTGCCCCTGGCAGCGGCCCAGGGCAGGCAGTGAGGGCCACTGCaagccctccacctccacctccacccccacctccacccctcccagCAGACAGCTCAGCCACACACTGCCATGCACTGCT CAGGACTCTGATGACGAGGAGACGGCAGCGGGGATGACTCTCAGTCTAAACCGGGGCTCTCAAGACCAAAGCGGCTTCCAGGCATACATCCCAGAGGACTTTGCAAACTTTGAGATATACAACGCCACTCTGGAGAGCCAAGAAGGGCTTCGATCTGAGCTGAAGGAAGCGAGCCGGTGCGGCAGCGGGAGCGGAGAGAGGGAGGTGTCCCGAAGCCCCACGGCCAGCAGCTGCACCAGCGGCTACTTTTCACACAGTGCCTCCAGCGCCACGCTGTCCGACATGCCTTTCAGCGCCAGCGAGAGCTCGGACCACCTCAGCTGCCCCGCCAGGGACTCCTACGACCCTCTGGGCTGCGCTGCCGCACGAGGCTGCGCCCAAACCAAAGGTGTTTCTGCAGGGAGCGACACACACCAGCCACCTCTTTCCACAGGTGGGGGACAGGACCCCTTAAGCCATTCAGCCTCCTCGCCTCTCAGTATCCCCAACTGCACAGTCAAGCAGCCGTTCAGCTGTGTCCTCAGCACCAGCCAGGAGTTTACGGACTTCAAAGGGGCCGACGACAGCATTGCAGAGGGGGATTTGCCACATTTCACAGAGGGATGGCAGCAGGAGGTTCCTGCGAATCagcagaagaagacagaaaacactgacagtCGGCTCCTCTCTGACAGCCCTGAGGCGTCTAGACCTGAAAAAGCATCGTGCTCATGTCCTAATTCTGAACCCCCGGCTGGTGTAGGAGTGTCCCACCCCAACACAGCAGTAGTTTGCACTTCAGCGAGGGCTCCAAGCTCCGAGATCCCCCCATCGGCAGCCCCGATAATTCCCTCTGCGTCAGTCTCACATCCAGCGGTACCACCCTCCGTCACGCCGTCCCCCACCCAGGCCCCGCGAGCAGGAGGGGAACCCCTGGTCCAGGAGCCGGCCCAGGGGGACCTGCCACACGGCAGCCCCTGCCCCAGTCCCAACCCCAGCAGCACCGAGCCCTCCGGGGACTCCAGCGGCGACGAGAGCACGCCCGTGGCCCAGCTTCCCGACTGGATGGCTCCTGGGGAGCAGGTGTGGGTGGGCAAGAGGAGGGGGACGGTTCACTATGTGGGAGGCGTGGAGTTTGCAAAGGGGATCTGGATTGGAGTGAAGCTGGACATGGCAGTGG GTAAGCACAACGGGACAGTCCAGGGCAGGGTGTATTTCCGCTGCCCCCCCGGCCACGGTGTGTTTGTGAAGCCGTCTCGTCTCACCAGAGGACCACCCTCCATGGACACCGACTCCCAGACGCTGATCAGATAG